In Leptospira bouyouniensis, the following proteins share a genomic window:
- a CDS encoding prohibitin family protein: MKRRSIFLTSFQFVPVLFLGMVFVSCISIISPGEVGLMWRPYSTGLSQKPLESRVQTYMPWNSVYVYSVQWSSFQEKVEVLTRDDLTITVTADIIIRPIQNEIYELEMEIGRDYYEKVVKPQFRTAIRNILSAYNMVSISKETPNVSAQIKKSLAEKLKYKHIEIDDVIVDDVEYSPSILKAIESKLTKQQEQEQMKFEINIAKRDAEIQQIAAEGKAKAVLIEAEAQAKAQRMISESLTPKYIQLKAMENPNNKLIFVPNGKDGLPIIVNTDGK, from the coding sequence ATGAAACGTCGATCCATTTTTCTAACAAGTTTTCAGTTCGTTCCCGTTTTGTTCCTTGGGATGGTATTCGTCTCTTGTATTTCCATCATCAGTCCTGGTGAAGTGGGGCTCATGTGGAGACCTTATAGTACTGGTCTCAGCCAAAAACCATTGGAATCTCGAGTCCAAACCTATATGCCATGGAATAGTGTTTATGTCTATTCGGTCCAATGGAGTAGTTTCCAAGAAAAGGTAGAAGTGTTAACAAGAGATGATTTGACGATCACCGTCACTGCTGACATCATCATCCGACCAATCCAAAATGAGATATATGAATTGGAGATGGAAATTGGTAGAGATTATTATGAAAAGGTAGTCAAACCCCAATTTAGAACGGCAATTCGAAATATATTATCAGCATATAATATGGTGTCGATATCGAAAGAAACTCCGAATGTTTCAGCTCAAATTAAAAAGTCACTCGCAGAAAAACTAAAATACAAACACATCGAAATTGATGATGTCATTGTCGATGACGTAGAGTATAGTCCTTCAATTTTAAAAGCAATTGAAAGCAAATTAACCAAACAACAAGAACAAGAACAAATGAAGTTTGAGATTAACATTGCAAAACGAGATGCGGAGATCCAACAAATCGCTGCAGAAGGAAAAGCAAAAGCTGTGTTAATTGAAGCAGAAGCCCAAGCAAAAGCGCAAAGGATGATATCAGAATCATTAACGCCAAAATATATCCAACTCAAAGCAATGGAAAATCCAAATAATAAATTGATTTTCGTTCCCAATGGGAAAGATGGATTGCCGATTATTGTGAATACAGACGGGAAATGA
- a CDS encoding ankyrin repeat domain-containing protein, translating to MFTFLSSRFFIKLIPFVIIFLISLIGFGCIEDETVVKTPPSLELRLFQAVENGNLEEVKILLAQGASINAKDSLGNSSLIKAVDEEEMELTKFLIQKGANVNLRNTMGETALYRAVYRGNLDLVKLLVKAGAETKVKTVGGISISELAEERGEEGILKYLQSLK from the coding sequence ATGTTCACTTTCTTATCTAGCCGATTTTTCATAAAATTGATCCCTTTTGTCATTATTTTTCTGATCTCTTTGATTGGATTTGGATGTATTGAGGATGAAACAGTCGTTAAAACTCCTCCAAGTTTGGAATTACGTCTCTTCCAAGCGGTCGAAAATGGCAATTTAGAAGAGGTCAAAATCCTTTTGGCACAAGGTGCCTCCATCAATGCAAAAGACTCACTAGGGAATTCCTCACTCATCAAAGCCGTCGATGAAGAAGAAATGGAGCTTACAAAATTCCTGATCCAAAAAGGGGCAAATGTAAACCTTCGTAATACTATGGGTGAGACTGCTCTTTATCGAGCTGTTTACCGTGGCAATTTGGATCTAGTCAAACTTTTAGTGAAGGCTGGTGCAGAAACAAAGGTGAAAACTGTCGGTGGTATCAGTATCTCTGAATTGGCTGAAGAACGTGGCGAAGAAGGAATTTTGAAGTATTTACAAAGTTTAAAATAA
- a CDS encoding SH3 domain-containing protein: MSLNKIIFDLIILIVLFDSISLGAQENIKDDRNVYVFASKGLNLRAQPDQNAEILRTIPYAKKLRIKEIDSKIISIDQKIGQWTHVSDEEMDGWVFGGYLLVTNPNELITKVYQEVKSINHKVYQSSSLKFSEKNITIKSTYGNYAIVTYPGTGLEPGMSSKIDSVWFYNGTTWNLYINDTKSGYEEKISDSYQNKSISLLLINDDLIPDFIISEYCCGSISNSQIFLSNLNLHQKFKSLSDLSFSKFTWTHLCGNNLYLFVSSKDDKTKQYRYDCKSNQLKINE; encoded by the coding sequence ATGAGTTTAAATAAGATAATATTCGATTTAATCATTCTGATTGTTTTATTTGATTCCATTTCGTTGGGAGCTCAAGAAAACATAAAAGACGATAGAAACGTTTATGTATTCGCAAGTAAAGGTTTAAATCTACGTGCACAACCCGACCAAAATGCAGAGATTCTTAGAACCATTCCCTATGCAAAAAAATTGAGAATCAAGGAAATAGATTCCAAGATAATTTCCATTGATCAAAAAATTGGCCAATGGACACATGTTAGCGATGAAGAAATGGATGGTTGGGTTTTTGGTGGTTACTTACTCGTTACTAATCCAAATGAATTGATTACGAAAGTTTACCAAGAAGTAAAAAGTATCAACCATAAAGTCTATCAATCTTCCTCTTTAAAATTCTCAGAAAAAAATATAACCATTAAATCAACATATGGAAACTATGCAATCGTTACCTATCCTGGTACAGGTTTGGAGCCTGGAATGTCATCAAAAATTGACAGTGTCTGGTTTTATAATGGAACAACTTGGAACTTATACATAAATGATACAAAATCTGGTTACGAAGAAAAAATTTCAGATAGTTATCAAAACAAAAGTATTTCTTTATTATTGATTAATGATGATTTGATACCAGATTTTATCATCAGCGAATATTGTTGCGGGTCGATTTCCAATTCTCAAATTTTTCTTTCAAATTTAAACCTTCATCAAAAATTTAAAAGTTTATCGGATCTATCCTTTTCGAAATTCACTTGGACACATTTATGTGGAAATAATCTGTACCTGTTTGTATCTTCAAAGGATGATAAAACTAAACAGTATCGATACGATTGTAAATCAAACCAATTGAAAATCAATGAATGA
- a CDS encoding M20/M25/M40 family metallo-hydrolase codes for MKHRIWIGLFFIFFFQCSFGQKVQYAELKQSYPNVNWENRRAEAVKYLTDILKIPSVRGNEIQVTKYIQTVLSKEGISSRFVYDPKYPNRPNLVAELPATVPNPEPGIILANHLDTVEFDAKEWKLNPLSGTVKDGRIWGRGAIDMKGMAVMELVAFLELKRSGIPRTRKIMYLALADEESGSVLGGKYMTTQQKKIFEGYEYAINEGGVATRDIVIPGSTIFNIQYAEKGNIWLRAKITGTSGHGSSPPNQYPALALMQFFNEVRELESDIRITEETDAFFYQLGTISSFPKSFFLKNARNPLIKPLLHPTIRSNRHLTAMTTNTKSITGFRTSEGEGGENVIAGEAMGRLDIRTLPGVDIEEFAKKVKTIASKYNAEITFTDINPTDVSPIQTKFFSTLAAVSVNKFPNSTVTPFLSPGKTDNSYLRKIGIKAYGLIPAVLKAEDIDGMHGKNENMTIDNLELGTKILFETLVEMNQ; via the coding sequence ATGAAACATAGAATTTGGATAGGACTCTTTTTTATTTTTTTCTTTCAATGTTCCTTTGGCCAAAAGGTTCAATATGCCGAATTAAAACAATCCTATCCAAATGTGAATTGGGAAAATCGACGTGCGGAAGCAGTAAAGTATCTAACTGATATTCTGAAAATTCCGTCAGTGCGTGGAAACGAAATCCAAGTCACAAAGTACATACAAACAGTCCTTTCCAAAGAAGGCATTTCCTCTCGATTCGTATATGATCCCAAATACCCAAACCGTCCCAACTTAGTCGCAGAACTTCCAGCAACTGTACCCAATCCAGAACCTGGGATCATTCTTGCCAACCATTTGGACACAGTTGAATTTGATGCGAAAGAATGGAAACTGAACCCTCTATCGGGAACCGTTAAGGATGGCCGAATTTGGGGAAGAGGAGCGATTGATATGAAAGGCATGGCTGTCATGGAGCTTGTTGCCTTCTTAGAACTCAAACGATCTGGAATTCCACGCACTCGAAAAATCATGTACCTAGCGTTAGCTGATGAAGAATCAGGATCTGTGTTAGGTGGAAAGTATATGACCACACAACAAAAAAAAATCTTTGAAGGTTACGAATATGCCATCAATGAAGGCGGAGTCGCAACAAGAGATATTGTCATTCCTGGTTCAACAATCTTTAACATCCAATATGCGGAAAAGGGTAATATTTGGTTAAGGGCGAAAATTACTGGTACTAGTGGACATGGTTCATCTCCACCAAACCAATACCCGGCGTTAGCTTTAATGCAGTTTTTTAATGAAGTTAGAGAATTGGAATCTGACATACGAATCACAGAAGAGACAGATGCATTTTTTTATCAATTGGGTACAATTAGTTCCTTTCCAAAATCCTTTTTCTTAAAAAATGCTAGAAATCCGCTAATCAAACCACTTCTTCATCCAACGATTAGGAGTAACCGTCACCTAACGGCAATGACAACAAATACCAAATCAATTACGGGTTTTCGAACAAGCGAAGGAGAAGGTGGAGAGAATGTAATAGCTGGCGAAGCGATGGGAAGATTGGACATCCGCACTTTGCCGGGAGTGGACATTGAAGAATTTGCTAAAAAAGTAAAAACCATTGCATCCAAATACAATGCAGAGATCACTTTCACGGATATCAATCCAACAGATGTATCACCGATCCAAACCAAATTTTTTAGTACTCTTGCCGCTGTTTCTGTAAATAAATTTCCCAATAGCACAGTAACACCGTTTTTGTCTCCAGGAAAAACTGATAATTCATACTTAAGAAAAATTGGGATCAAAGCCTATGGTCTTATCCCGGCGGTATTAAAGGCAGAAGACATTGATGGGATGCATGGCAAAAATGAAAACATGACCATCGATAACTTAGAATTAGGAACAAAAATTCTATTTGAAACGTTAGTGGAAATGAACCAATGA
- a CDS encoding class I SAM-dependent methyltransferase has translation MYDKNFWNDRYANVEYVYGKEPNEFLRSRLPNLKKGRILFPCEGEGRNAVFAASLGWDVFAFDQSESGRQKALQLAKEKNVTFHYEISDALNYPYAPDQMDMVALIYSHFHKSIRTTVHRNCVRTLKPGGILLLEAFSPEQLKYTSGGPKDPDMLYQLKDLRMDFAEMNVELEEALETELNESPFHKGTASIVRLVLRKN, from the coding sequence ATGTACGACAAAAATTTCTGGAACGATCGTTATGCGAATGTGGAATATGTTTATGGAAAAGAACCTAATGAGTTTTTACGTTCTCGCTTACCAAACTTAAAAAAAGGAAGGATCCTCTTTCCTTGTGAAGGTGAGGGGAGGAATGCAGTTTTTGCGGCAAGTCTAGGATGGGACGTGTTCGCTTTTGACCAATCAGAGTCTGGAAGGCAAAAGGCATTGCAATTGGCAAAAGAAAAGAATGTTACCTTTCATTATGAAATCTCGGATGCTTTAAATTATCCTTATGCACCTGACCAAATGGATATGGTGGCTCTCATTTATAGCCATTTTCACAAATCCATACGAACAACTGTTCACCGCAATTGTGTTCGGACATTAAAACCAGGTGGGATTTTATTACTGGAAGCTTTTTCTCCTGAACAGTTAAAGTATACATCTGGTGGACCAAAAGACCCTGACATGTTGTACCAACTCAAAGACTTACGTATGGACTTCGCAGAAATGAATGTAGAATTAGAGGAAGCACTCGAAACTGAACTAAATGAGAGTCCGTTCCATAAAGGAACAGCTAGTATTGTAAGACTTGTTCTTCGAAAAAATTAA
- a CDS encoding nitroreductase, which translates to MNLESISIHEVAKSVSEAMDTRHSIREYETTPIPEDLLNRIFEKALRSPSWKNSQPWKVHIVSGEKRNSLASALTNAATGSQPTPETNWPESYPSDAKKRMFDLGMKIYGVAGIDRKDKEARDQFMLRNFSFFGAPTAVFITSKFDLNFFVGIDLGCFLQSVLLLAREEGLGTCPQAALGAFPEVVRNELGLPKEEKVIMGISIGYPKAQSELNRFHTPREEASDLIRFY; encoded by the coding sequence ATGAACCTAGAATCTATATCCATCCATGAAGTCGCAAAATCTGTTTCAGAAGCAATGGACACTCGCCATAGCATCCGAGAATATGAAACCACACCCATACCAGAAGACCTACTCAATCGTATTTTTGAAAAAGCATTGCGTAGTCCCAGTTGGAAAAATTCACAACCTTGGAAGGTTCATATTGTCAGCGGTGAAAAAAGAAATTCACTCGCTAGTGCGCTTACAAACGCCGCCACAGGTTCACAACCAACACCAGAAACCAATTGGCCTGAGTCTTATCCAAGTGATGCCAAAAAACGGATGTTTGATTTGGGAATGAAGATCTATGGAGTTGCCGGGATCGATCGAAAAGACAAAGAAGCAAGAGACCAGTTTATGCTTCGTAATTTTAGTTTTTTTGGCGCTCCAACGGCTGTTTTCATCACTTCTAAATTTGATCTCAATTTTTTTGTGGGGATCGATTTGGGATGTTTTCTCCAATCGGTTTTACTGTTAGCAAGAGAAGAAGGTCTGGGGACATGCCCACAAGCAGCACTCGGTGCCTTTCCAGAGGTGGTACGAAATGAACTTGGCCTTCCGAAAGAAGAAAAAGTGATAATGGGAATCAGCATTGGTTATCCAAAAGCACAATCGGAGTTAAATCGTTTTCATACACCTAGAGAAGAAGCATCTGATTTAATTCGATTCTACTAA
- a CDS encoding TetR/AcrR family transcriptional regulator, giving the protein MKKEPTKLRLLSVSRNLFLRQGYAETGLNQIVGEAKTVKASLYQHFSSKEELGKEVLKIYSDENLNLLKTLMKRNPKPLDFIKAWVRILMREARQSQLFGCGMANFRAQINPMEHQIRSEIERIAKETIDCLTDFLEESIQNGYTKPTVDPHSLAKQLFIVYEGVLQSYRLLDDKKSLDELYKIAENLIPISE; this is encoded by the coding sequence ATGAAGAAGGAACCTACCAAACTGCGTCTGTTATCAGTAAGCCGTAACCTTTTTCTTAGACAAGGATACGCAGAAACGGGTTTGAACCAAATTGTGGGAGAAGCAAAAACCGTAAAAGCCAGTTTGTACCAACATTTTTCATCCAAAGAAGAATTAGGAAAAGAAGTCCTCAAAATTTACTCAGACGAAAATTTAAATCTACTTAAAACTTTGATGAAACGAAATCCAAAACCTTTGGACTTCATCAAAGCCTGGGTTCGGATTCTTATGAGGGAAGCTAGGCAATCACAATTGTTTGGCTGTGGGATGGCAAACTTCCGTGCCCAAATTAATCCTATGGAACACCAAATTCGTTCCGAGATTGAAAGGATTGCAAAAGAAACAATTGATTGTTTGACAGATTTTTTAGAAGAATCAATTCAAAATGGATATACCAAACCAACAGTAGACCCTCATTCACTCGCTAAACAACTGTTCATTGTATATGAAGGTGTTTTGCAAAGTTACCGTCTTTTGGATGATAAAAAATCTTTAGATGAATTGTATAAAATAGCAGAAAACCTAATTCCTATATCCGAATGA
- a CDS encoding TonB-dependent receptor plug domain-containing protein, whose product MKSNLFGFSFSIFLTTFLIFILGSNVIYAEGNIEVTIQLVKSNSGKPVQNAVVISKSGKTSGISNAEGIAKLKFPEIGYYEIKVSTADKTESLVREVRFKGQVILISIAESTVSGILVSGERDKTPLSRYGLVQDEIKRLPGVSGDSLKALQTVPGVVIGAPVGILPSVFTNIGTNLITGNPYSNSERGDLSLRGGGTRQNQYYFDGFPLPYPFHLGNQSSVLNNNLIKSFDVYTGAFPAKYGYATGGIIAIEGTDRVEENKTIININLFLSDIYNQTKVLPGLAMISSGRKNYPNVVLLQTYPQGIPEDAKYAEYHDYQWKLIWDINQEHRITIQTFGTRDRQAYTKAQADFERGGEDPRPPTGLDRMFRTDAARYIWKGKSFRNTLSYSRTWFDEFFELRFTNPLTAENIFGLQNRTSDSITYVQNAFEWELWEEHLKFEVGVQGRFRETTLKGENISSYNRLFYNIFNDLLNSNAAFRSVIDGDRIRYREKSAYSEFQFKYGGIRLTPGARIDHYSGSNESNLAPRITAGYVFESTKTSIMAGHGIHYNAPVSVEALSKKSGNPNLFMERAEHNSLGVSQDFGNNWQIKIEGFHNIFQNIIVPDSYIVDPYALNNDTRIFVNETAKVLANPIKAKNLNYSNAGYGYSEGVEIFLKKTKDPREQAGLFGWISYTNSITKRINNQSRLSSDESRNRTLQNNTRTLLAQTKLGTNYLNYYDDNNLEVIYNNDKEELYDLDRTHILNLVFGYKFNSEWMVGGRFRYFSGTPYTPITGATRANEAATFGLSLYFPNYSGNYNSDRFLPFHQFDLRIDRIENYSWGYINTYIEFVNFYGRRNQAGFEFDNTKNYQRNLNPSPTYDTVNSPFIISQTPNGKMAIIPLINIGMEVRF is encoded by the coding sequence ATGAAATCAAATCTATTTGGGTTTTCGTTTTCAATTTTCCTAACTACATTTCTGATTTTCATTTTAGGATCTAATGTTATTTATGCTGAGGGAAACATTGAAGTTACGATCCAACTTGTAAAATCGAATTCAGGGAAACCCGTTCAAAATGCTGTAGTTATATCTAAATCTGGAAAAACCAGTGGGATCTCAAACGCAGAAGGGATCGCCAAACTAAAGTTTCCCGAAATTGGCTATTATGAAATCAAAGTTTCTACTGCCGACAAAACCGAATCGTTAGTTCGTGAAGTCCGCTTTAAAGGGCAAGTTATCCTAATCTCGATAGCAGAATCAACTGTCTCTGGAATTTTGGTAAGTGGGGAAAGGGACAAAACCCCTCTCTCTCGTTACGGTCTGGTCCAAGACGAAATCAAACGTTTGCCAGGTGTTTCTGGCGATTCACTGAAAGCATTACAAACCGTTCCAGGTGTTGTGATCGGTGCACCTGTTGGAATTTTACCTTCCGTTTTTACAAATATAGGAACTAATTTGATCACAGGAAATCCTTACTCCAATAGTGAAAGAGGAGATCTTTCATTACGTGGTGGTGGTACAAGGCAAAACCAATATTACTTTGATGGTTTCCCTTTACCTTATCCTTTCCATTTGGGAAATCAATCTTCTGTTCTAAATAATAATCTAATAAAATCTTTTGATGTGTATACAGGTGCATTTCCGGCTAAATATGGTTATGCGACTGGAGGAATCATCGCCATTGAAGGGACTGATCGAGTTGAAGAAAATAAAACCATAATCAATATAAATTTATTTTTATCTGATATTTATAACCAAACAAAAGTTTTGCCAGGACTTGCTATGATAAGTTCTGGTCGCAAAAATTATCCAAATGTGGTACTTTTACAAACTTACCCTCAAGGAATCCCAGAAGATGCCAAATATGCAGAATATCATGACTATCAATGGAAATTGATTTGGGACATCAACCAAGAACACCGAATCACAATCCAAACTTTTGGTACTAGAGACAGGCAAGCATATACAAAAGCCCAAGCAGATTTTGAACGCGGAGGTGAAGACCCACGACCACCGACTGGACTCGATCGAATGTTTCGGACAGATGCAGCTCGTTATATTTGGAAAGGAAAATCCTTTCGTAATACTTTGTCATATTCTCGGACATGGTTTGATGAATTTTTTGAACTTCGTTTTACTAACCCACTCACAGCTGAGAATATTTTTGGATTACAAAATCGAACTTCCGATTCTATCACGTATGTTCAAAATGCTTTTGAATGGGAATTGTGGGAAGAACACTTAAAATTTGAAGTTGGTGTACAAGGTAGATTTCGTGAGACAACCCTTAAAGGAGAAAATATCTCTTCGTATAATCGTTTGTTTTATAATATTTTTAATGATCTATTAAATTCTAATGCAGCATTTCGATCTGTCATCGATGGAGATCGCATTCGATACCGAGAAAAATCCGCATATTCAGAATTCCAATTTAAATATGGTGGAATTCGCCTAACACCAGGAGCGCGAATTGACCATTATTCAGGAAGTAATGAAAGTAATTTGGCACCAAGGATTACTGCTGGGTATGTATTTGAATCTACCAAAACAAGTATTATGGCAGGGCATGGAATCCACTATAATGCACCTGTTTCAGTGGAAGCTTTGTCAAAAAAATCGGGAAATCCTAATTTGTTTATGGAAAGAGCAGAGCATAACTCTCTGGGCGTAAGCCAAGATTTTGGAAATAATTGGCAGATCAAAATCGAAGGGTTCCATAATATCTTTCAAAATATCATTGTCCCTGATTCATATATCGTGGATCCATATGCTCTTAATAATGACACTCGCATATTTGTGAATGAAACAGCAAAAGTTCTAGCAAATCCTATTAAAGCTAAAAATTTAAACTACTCAAATGCCGGTTATGGATATTCTGAAGGTGTAGAAATCTTTCTAAAAAAAACAAAAGACCCAAGGGAACAAGCTGGATTATTTGGTTGGATTTCATATACAAATTCCATCACAAAGCGAATTAATAACCAATCTCGACTTTCAAGTGATGAATCAAGGAATCGAACCTTACAAAATAATACAAGAACTCTACTTGCCCAAACCAAACTTGGAACAAATTACTTAAACTATTATGATGATAACAACTTAGAAGTGATCTATAATAATGACAAAGAAGAGTTGTATGATTTAGACCGAACCCATATTCTCAATTTAGTTTTTGGATATAAATTCAATTCGGAATGGATGGTAGGGGGAAGATTTCGTTACTTTTCAGGTACACCTTACACTCCCATAACAGGCGCTACGCGAGCAAACGAAGCAGCAACTTTTGGTTTGAGTTTATATTTCCCAAATTATTCTGGAAATTATAATAGTGATCGGTTTTTGCCTTTCCACCAGTTTGATTTACGAATTGATCGAATAGAAAACTATTCTTGGGGGTATATCAATACATATATAGAATTTGTAAACTTTTATGGCAGAAGAAACCAAGCTGGTTTTGAATTTGATAATACAAAAAATTACCAAAGGAACTTAAATCCAAGTCCTACGTACGATACAGTTAACTCACCCTTTATCATATCACAAACTCCAAATGGAAAAATGGCAATCATCCCACTCATCAATATTGGAATGGAGGTAAGATTTTGA
- the ilvD gene encoding dihydroxy-acid dehydratase: MSLNRYSRVLTQDESLPASQAMIIGSGVPYEDLNKPFVGIGSTGFDGNPCNMHLTTLAALQKKSVIDTKQMVGLLFNTIGVSDGITNGNDGMRYSLPSREIIADSIETISGAHFYDGIIFTAGCDKNMPGAIMAMARLNRPSIMVYGGTINGGHFKGEKLNIVSAFEAYGKKINGKISEEDFKEVIKNSCPGPGACGGMYTANTMATAIEVMGMSLPFSSSSPARSEEKKKECQEIGKYMYNLLEKDIKPSDIITPKSILNALRVITILGGSTNAALHMIAIARTMGIHLDLDQIQKVTDTTPLLADMKPSGKYLMEDLYAIGGTPAIMKFMLREGMLDGSCMTVTGKTIAENLESLPDLPKDQDLLRPVSNPIKKEGHIQVLYGNIAKKGAVAKITGHEGEMFEGKAICFDSEVEANEGIRDGKVKPGHVVVIRYVGPKGGPGMPEMLKPTSAIIGAGLGDNVALITDGRFSGGSHGFVVGHITPEAMEGGEIALVEDGDVISINAKTNTLDLKVSSEEIEKRRAKWKKPPYRITSGYLWKYIQMVKDASTGCLTDR, from the coding sequence ATGAGTTTGAATCGATATAGCCGTGTTTTAACCCAAGACGAATCTCTCCCTGCTTCCCAAGCAATGATTATAGGTTCTGGAGTTCCTTACGAAGATCTAAACAAACCCTTCGTAGGAATTGGAAGTACAGGTTTTGATGGGAATCCTTGTAATATGCATTTGACAACTCTTGCTGCATTACAGAAAAAAAGTGTCATCGATACAAAACAAATGGTTGGACTATTGTTTAATACCATTGGTGTGAGTGATGGGATCACCAATGGAAATGATGGGATGAGGTATTCACTACCATCCCGAGAGATCATCGCGGACTCGATTGAAACAATTTCAGGCGCTCATTTTTATGACGGAATTATTTTCACCGCTGGTTGTGATAAAAATATGCCAGGTGCTATCATGGCAATGGCAAGGCTTAACCGTCCATCGATCATGGTGTACGGCGGAACGATCAATGGAGGTCACTTCAAAGGAGAAAAGTTAAATATAGTTTCTGCCTTTGAAGCCTATGGTAAAAAAATTAACGGTAAAATTTCAGAAGAAGATTTTAAAGAAGTCATCAAAAATTCCTGCCCTGGTCCTGGAGCTTGCGGTGGTATGTACACAGCCAATACAATGGCAACCGCAATAGAAGTTATGGGAATGAGTTTACCATTTAGTTCCTCATCACCTGCAAGGAGTGAAGAGAAAAAGAAAGAATGCCAGGAGATTGGAAAGTACATGTACAATCTTCTAGAAAAAGATATCAAACCATCTGATATCATCACTCCCAAATCCATTTTGAATGCACTCCGTGTGATTACGATTCTCGGAGGTTCTACAAACGCAGCTCTTCATATGATTGCCATTGCAAGGACAATGGGAATTCATTTAGACCTCGACCAAATTCAAAAAGTAACTGATACAACACCGCTGCTTGCGGATATGAAACCAAGCGGAAAGTATTTAATGGAAGATCTTTATGCTATTGGTGGGACACCTGCCATCATGAAATTTATGTTACGTGAAGGAATGTTAGATGGTTCTTGTATGACTGTAACAGGAAAAACGATTGCGGAAAATTTGGAATCTCTCCCAGACCTTCCCAAGGATCAAGACTTACTTCGACCAGTAAGTAACCCAATCAAAAAGGAAGGCCATATACAAGTGTTATATGGAAACATTGCCAAAAAAGGAGCAGTTGCCAAAATTACTGGGCATGAAGGCGAAATGTTTGAAGGCAAAGCTATCTGTTTTGATTCAGAGGTAGAAGCAAACGAAGGGATTCGTGATGGAAAAGTGAAACCAGGTCACGTTGTTGTGATTCGTTACGTGGGACCAAAAGGTGGACCAGGGATGCCAGAGATGTTAAAGCCAACATCGGCAATCATAGGTGCAGGGCTAGGTGACAATGTTGCACTCATCACAGACGGAAGGTTTTCTGGGGGAAGTCATGGTTTCGTTGTAGGTCACATCACACCTGAAGCGATGGAAGGGGGAGAAATTGCCCTTGTCGAAGATGGAGATGTGATTTCTATCAATGCAAAAACAAATACACTCGATCTCAAAGTGAGTTCAGAGGAAATCGAGAAACGCCGTGCAAAATGGAAAAAACCACCCTACCGCATCACAAGTGGTTACCTATGGAAGTATATCCAAATGGTAAAAGATGCCAGTACAGGATGTTTGACGGATCGGTAA